The Brevinematia bacterium genome contains a region encoding:
- a CDS encoding TIGR02757 family protein, producing MEENSLFGPDWPNSKQETNSNKLKKKLDYLYELYCTPEFILSDPIQFVYRFSEERDKEVAGFIASVMSQGKREKIISKTEELLFNVMKGTPYEYTINFDIDSLPDKLRNFSYFAYRNILGEEIGYVIYSVGKVLRRWGSLKNLFYEAYQNNKSSKNVREILIYVVDKMLGWNNSLSSAIYSLIPTPKRGSACKRLNMFLRWMVRKDRVDTGLWSDVIPTSALVIPLDFHVLRVSREFGLTKRNQNDWLTAEEITEKLKEFDPMDPIKYDFAIFGYGVTRKDINS from the coding sequence ATGGAAGAAAACTCTCTTTTTGGACCAGATTGGCCTAACTCTAAGCAAGAAACTAATTCTAACAAGCTTAAAAAGAAACTAGACTACCTTTACGAACTTTACTGCACTCCTGAGTTTATACTTTCCGATCCTATACAATTTGTCTATAGATTTAGCGAAGAGAGAGATAAAGAGGTAGCTGGATTTATAGCTTCTGTCATGTCTCAGGGAAAAAGAGAGAAGATAATTTCAAAAACCGAGGAACTGCTCTTTAATGTAATGAAGGGGACACCTTACGAATATACCATCAACTTTGACATTGATAGTTTACCCGATAAGTTGAGGAATTTTTCGTATTTTGCATATAGGAACATCTTGGGGGAAGAAATCGGCTATGTGATTTATTCTGTTGGAAAGGTTCTAAGAAGATGGGGAAGCCTTAAGAACCTGTTTTACGAGGCATATCAGAATAACAAAAGTTCAAAAAACGTAAGAGAAATTCTTATCTATGTTGTTGATAAGATGTTGGGGTGGAATAATTCTCTATCTTCAGCTATCTACTCGCTTATTCCTACTCCTAAAAGAGGTAGTGCCTGTAAGAGACTTAATATGTTTCTTAGATGGATGGTTAGGAAGGATAGAGTCGACACTGGGTTGTGGAGTGATGTTATTCCAACATCTGCATTAGTGATACCTCTTGACTTTCATGTTTTAAGAGTCTCCAGAGAGTTTGGCTTGACAAAAAGGAACCAAAACGATTGGTTAACTGCTGAAGAAATAACAGAAAAACTAAAGGAGTTTGATCCAATGGATCCCATTAAGTACGACTTTGCAATATTTGGATACGGCGTGACTAGAAAAGATATCAACTCCTAA